The proteins below are encoded in one region of Campylobacter concisus:
- a CDS encoding nicotinate phosphoribosyltransferase, with protein MNELELKLQGKIDRLTDKTFKLDPRIGEGYFTAKYFLKVNEIIKQNLPDQHVTMQFFQRRDDIVLCGIDEVLAVINKFAKDPSELEIYALNDGDIINANEPVLKISGKYENFGFLENVIDATLTRRSCVATNSRDVIRAANGKVVFSMADRQDDICTQPGDGYASFVGGIKKVATDAQGELTGLKGGGTMPHALIQMCGGDIVKASEIYAKTFKNEKITALVDYNNDVITDALKAANALKERLGAVRVDTSKNLIDKYFEDKDTSKFDPHGVCKELIFALREALDKAGFKYVKIVVSSGFSPKIIKEFEAYNTPVDTYGVGSYLVKNDICGFTGDLVELNGKDEAKFGRQNFASDRLKRVKF; from the coding sequence ATGAACGAACTTGAGCTAAAGTTGCAAGGCAAGATAGATAGGCTAACAGATAAGACTTTTAAGCTAGATCCAAGGATCGGCGAGGGCTACTTTACTGCGAAATATTTTCTAAAAGTAAATGAGATAATTAAGCAAAACCTGCCAGATCAGCATGTGACGATGCAGTTTTTTCAAAGGCGTGATGATATCGTGCTTTGCGGCATTGACGAAGTTTTAGCCGTCATCAATAAATTTGCCAAAGACCCAAGTGAGCTTGAAATTTATGCGCTTAATGATGGCGATATCATAAACGCAAATGAGCCAGTTTTAAAAATAAGCGGCAAGTATGAAAATTTTGGCTTTTTAGAAAATGTGATCGATGCGACGCTTACTAGAAGAAGCTGCGTAGCGACAAACTCAAGAGACGTGATAAGAGCGGCAAATGGCAAGGTGGTCTTTAGTATGGCGGATAGGCAAGATGACATCTGCACGCAACCAGGCGACGGCTATGCATCATTTGTAGGCGGCATCAAAAAGGTCGCCACAGATGCTCAGGGCGAGCTTACGGGGCTAAAGGGTGGCGGCACCATGCCTCACGCACTCATTCAAATGTGCGGTGGGGATATAGTAAAAGCCTCAGAAATTTATGCTAAAACCTTTAAAAATGAGAAGATCACGGCCTTGGTTGATTATAACAACGACGTGATCACAGACGCACTAAAGGCTGCAAATGCCCTAAAAGAAAGGCTTGGCGCGGTTAGAGTCGATACTAGTAAAAATTTGATAGATAAGTATTTTGAGGACAAAGATACAAGTAAATTTGACCCACATGGCGTTTGCAAGGAGCTTATATTTGCTCTAAGAGAGGCGCTTGATAAAGCTGGCTTTAAATACGTTAAAATCGTAGTTAGCTCAGGCTTTAGCCCTAAAATTATAAAAGAATTTGAAGCTTATAATACGCCGGTTGATACTTATGGCGTGGGAAGTTATCTTGTTAAAAATGACATTTGTGGCTTTACAGGCGATCTAGTCGAGCTAAATGGCAAAGATGAGGCTAAATTTGGTAGGCAAAATTTTGCCTCAGATAGGCTAAAGAGAGTGAAATTTTAA
- the modA gene encoding molybdate ABC transporter substrate-binding protein — protein MKKFLLLMVAIFAFGNENLLVSAGGGYKKIVEAVAQNLKKDGVNIDTSFANITAIMAQAKESKTDVIVGDEDFLKKSDLKIAEYVNLGSGALVLATKKGVKIEKVDELKTLSKIAMPDAVKTVYGKRANEFMQKANLSGELKDKILAVAGVPQVVTYILNGEVEAGFINQTELNAHKDEFGSSILIDKTLYAPANIVAAKLEGCDKKADCEKFLNELKSERSKEIYTKFGIR, from the coding sequence ATGAAAAAGTTCTTACTTCTAATGGTTGCAATTTTTGCATTTGGCAATGAAAATTTGCTAGTAAGTGCAGGCGGTGGATATAAAAAGATAGTCGAAGCAGTCGCGCAAAATCTCAAAAAAGATGGCGTAAATATCGACACTTCTTTTGCAAACATCACAGCTATCATGGCTCAGGCAAAAGAGAGCAAAACTGACGTGATCGTGGGCGATGAAGACTTTTTGAAAAAGTCTGATCTAAAGATCGCTGAGTATGTAAATTTAGGCTCAGGCGCTTTGGTGCTAGCTACTAAAAAAGGTGTGAAAATTGAAAAAGTTGATGAGCTAAAAACTCTTTCTAAGATCGCTATGCCAGATGCAGTAAAGACAGTTTATGGCAAAAGAGCGAATGAATTTATGCAAAAAGCAAATTTAAGTGGCGAGCTAAAAGATAAAATTTTAGCAGTTGCTGGCGTGCCACAAGTCGTTACTTATATATTAAATGGCGAAGTTGAGGCAGGATTTATCAACCAGACCGAACTAAACGCACACAAAGACGAATTTGGTAGTTCTATCTTGATAGACAAAACCCTTTATGCTCCAGCAAACATCGTAGCTGCAAAGCTTGAAGGATGCGACAAAAAGGCTGATTGTGAGAAATTTTTAAATGAGTTAAAAAGTGAGAGATCAAAAGAAATTTACACTAAATTTGGCATAAGATAA
- a CDS encoding molybdate ABC transporter permease subunit has translation MQELSWLFDPLFLSVKVVLCQGALLIIFGLALAYYLAFSKAKFRAILEMIVTFPLIFPPIATGFLLLYLLGKNGIVGKALNLEIIFSFKALVLAAFIASLPLFVKPVASALGSLPKSLSEAAYSLGKDKFQTAIFVLFPCVAKSVAAAFILAISRGLGEVGITLILGGNIIGKTDTISLAIYNAVYDGKSDEALVLSLVLVVLSFILFGIINLLDKSKI, from the coding sequence TTGCAAGAGCTCTCTTGGCTGTTTGATCCGCTATTTTTAAGTGTAAAGGTCGTTTTGTGCCAAGGGGCTTTGCTTATCATTTTTGGGCTGGCTTTGGCTTATTATTTAGCTTTTAGTAAGGCTAAATTTAGAGCTATTTTAGAGATGATCGTAACTTTTCCACTCATCTTTCCGCCCATTGCTACTGGATTTTTACTGCTTTATCTGCTTGGTAAAAATGGCATCGTCGGCAAGGCTTTAAATTTAGAGATTATTTTTAGTTTTAAGGCTCTTGTGTTAGCTGCTTTTATAGCTTCTTTGCCACTATTTGTAAAGCCTGTCGCTTCTGCTCTTGGCTCACTTCCAAAGAGCCTAAGTGAAGCAGCATATAGCCTTGGAAAAGATAAATTTCAAACAGCTATTTTTGTGCTTTTTCCATGTGTTGCAAAAAGCGTAGCAGCGGCTTTTATCTTAGCGATCTCGCGTGGGCTTGGCGAGGTTGGCATAACACTTATACTTGGCGGAAATATAATAGGAAAAACCGACACTATCTCGCTTGCCATTTATAATGCCGTATACGATGGTAAAAGCGATGAAGCACTAGTTTTAAGCCTTGTTTTGGTTGTGTTAAGTTTTATTTTGTTTGGGATTATAAATTTGCTTGATAAAAGTAAAATTTAA
- a CDS encoding BON domain-containing protein, whose product MILKFSVFAFLALFFFSCSSVLTPATAPLNVYDAYSISRDKRGIYSITRDKFIQSKLQSKILFSKGLSNIDIEIEVFYGDAYLIGLVDSKELEDKLVELAKSTDGVRKIYTYLRIKKPEYPCDSLKILANLKQNLFKDSIVEGTNVRVSIVGCDVVFSGVVDSIEQEKHAIWYAKHIDSVADVYSFIKVIK is encoded by the coding sequence CTGATTTTAAAATTTAGCGTTTTTGCATTTTTGGCTCTATTTTTTTTCTCTTGCTCTTCAGTACTAACCCCAGCAACCGCGCCACTAAATGTCTATGATGCGTACTCTATTTCACGCGATAAACGTGGTATTTACTCGATCACAAGAGATAAATTTATACAAAGCAAATTGCAAAGCAAAATTTTATTTTCAAAAGGTCTTAGTAATATTGATATCGAGATAGAGGTTTTTTACGGAGATGCTTATCTTATCGGACTCGTTGATAGCAAAGAGCTTGAAGATAAGCTAGTAGAATTAGCCAAAAGCACAGATGGAGTGCGGAAAATTTATACCTATCTTCGTATCAAAAAGCCAGAGTATCCATGCGATAGTCTAAAAATTCTTGCAAACTTAAAGCAAAATCTTTTTAAAGATAGTATAGTTGAGGGCACAAATGTGCGTGTTAGCATAGTTGGCTGTGATGTTGTATTTAGCGGCGTAGTTGATAGCATCGAGCAAGAAAAACATGCTATTTGGTACGCTAAACACATTGACAGCGTGGCCGATGTCTACTCGTTCATCAAAGTTATCAAATAA
- a CDS encoding efflux RND transporter permease subunit translates to MRQIFKFIIAKNKLIIALILALSVVFGYLSTKLSVDASAETLLLEHDPDLKAYREIAKRYDSPGFLVVAFTPKDDLFSPKNLELIKNLGDELAKNDMVNSVISIINIPLLNSVKGGITGILDHTPTLQDKDINISKAKLEFAKSPIYSGNLISKDLKTTAIALNLKQDEKFNELVNERNLLSQKESNGTITQAERLKLEALAYEFKAYRDELRKSDHENLESIKATIAKFNANDELFLGGANMIADDMIGFIKSDLLVYGLSVLALLSFSLWLFFRQVRWIVLPMFICAVSAIFTTGIFGIFDWEVTVISSNYIALQLIITISTVIHLVVSYREFYAKHPKYSQNQLIYLTLRDKFSPSFWAIFTTVIGFSSLMSADIKPVIMLGIMMSTGISVSLVLAFLLFGAINVNLEKLAPIRTFENSFKFTKYCANLALNSRKIIYIVCALVVCFGVYGISKIKVENSFIGYFKESTEIRQGMQVIDTKLGGTIPVDVIVKFKEQKQDKNAEQDEFENEFESNAKDAKYWFNSYHTRVAEKIHDYLKEQKFVGHVSSLATLIKAIKELNNGASDDFLLAAMYEKLPQNYRNILLSPYVSVEDDELRFSIRIVDSDSELRRNLFLKELREGLAQLTKNDNVSIEVAGMMVLYNNMLQNLLSSQVDTFGLTVAILFVIFCFIFRSIKLATIAIVSNLTPLCTLFGVMGFFGIPLDVMSITIAAISIGIGVDDIIHYIHRFKEEMLTKSVFESIKVAHASIGYAMYYTSFTIFLGFSVMITSNFIPTIYFGLLTDLVMVFMLLGALIILPSLIASFVKKSDI, encoded by the coding sequence ATGCGACAAATTTTTAAATTTATCATTGCTAAAAATAAGCTTATTATTGCTCTAATTTTAGCTTTAAGCGTAGTTTTTGGCTATCTTAGCACTAAGCTTAGCGTTGATGCGTCAGCTGAAACGCTGCTGCTTGAGCATGATCCTGACTTAAAAGCTTATAGGGAGATAGCCAAACGCTACGACTCACCCGGATTTTTAGTGGTTGCTTTTACCCCAAAAGATGATCTTTTTTCACCTAAAAATTTAGAACTTATCAAAAATTTAGGCGATGAACTAGCTAAAAACGATATGGTAAATAGCGTCATCTCTATAATAAATATTCCGCTTTTAAATAGTGTAAAAGGCGGGATTACTGGTATCTTAGATCATACTCCAACGCTGCAAGATAAAGATATAAATATTTCAAAAGCAAAGCTTGAGTTTGCCAAAAGCCCGATTTACAGCGGAAATTTGATAAGCAAAGATCTAAAAACCACAGCGATTGCTCTAAATTTAAAACAAGATGAGAAATTTAACGAGCTTGTAAATGAGAGAAATTTACTTAGCCAAAAAGAGTCAAACGGCACTATCACACAAGCTGAGCGACTTAAGCTAGAGGCTCTTGCCTATGAGTTTAAAGCCTACCGAGATGAGCTTAGAAAAAGTGATCACGAAAACCTTGAGTCCATAAAAGCAACCATAGCTAAATTTAATGCAAATGACGAGCTATTTTTAGGCGGTGCAAATATGATCGCCGATGATATGATAGGCTTTATAAAAAGTGATCTTTTGGTCTATGGATTAAGCGTACTTGCTCTTCTTAGCTTTAGTTTATGGCTATTTTTCAGGCAGGTTAGATGGATAGTTTTGCCGATGTTTATATGTGCTGTAAGTGCCATTTTTACGACCGGAATTTTTGGTATATTTGACTGGGAAGTGACGGTCATTAGCTCAAACTACATCGCACTTCAGCTCATCATTACCATTTCAACTGTGATTCATCTTGTCGTTAGCTACCGAGAATTTTACGCAAAGCATCCAAAATATAGCCAAAATCAGCTAATTTATCTAACGCTTCGCGATAAATTCTCTCCATCTTTTTGGGCGATATTTACCACAGTTATTGGCTTTAGCTCACTCATGAGTGCTGACATAAAGCCAGTTATCATGCTTGGCATTATGATGAGCACTGGCATTAGCGTTTCGCTTGTGCTTGCGTTTTTGCTATTTGGCGCGATAAATGTAAATTTAGAAAAATTAGCTCCCATTAGAACCTTTGAAAATAGCTTTAAATTTACAAAATACTGCGCAAATTTAGCCCTAAACTCAAGAAAGATTATTTATATAGTTTGTGCGCTAGTTGTCTGTTTTGGCGTTTATGGTATCAGCAAGATAAAGGTTGAAAATAGCTTCATTGGCTACTTTAAAGAAAGCACAGAAATTCGCCAAGGAATGCAAGTTATTGATACCAAACTTGGCGGCACGATACCAGTTGATGTGATAGTGAAATTTAAAGAACAAAAACAAGATAAAAATGCTGAACAAGATGAGTTTGAAAATGAGTTTGAAAGCAATGCCAAGGATGCGAAATACTGGTTTAATAGCTATCACACAAGGGTTGCTGAGAAGATTCACGACTATTTAAAAGAGCAAAAATTTGTCGGACATGTAAGCTCGCTAGCAACCCTTATAAAAGCCATAAAAGAGCTAAATAACGGTGCGAGTGATGATTTTTTACTGGCTGCGATGTATGAGAAATTGCCACAAAATTATAGAAACATCTTATTAAGTCCTTATGTGAGCGTTGAAGATGACGAGCTTAGATTTAGTATAAGGATCGTCGATAGCGACTCCGAGCTTAGACGAAATTTATTTCTAAAGGAGCTTAGAGAAGGGCTAGCACAGCTTACTAAAAATGACAATGTAAGCATAGAAGTTGCCGGAATGATGGTGCTTTATAACAATATGCTTCAAAATTTACTTAGCTCACAAGTTGATACTTTTGGGCTAACCGTCGCTATACTTTTTGTCATATTTTGCTTTATTTTTAGAAGTATAAAGCTAGCAACCATTGCGATAGTTTCAAATTTAACCCCACTTTGCACGCTCTTTGGCGTGATGGGATTTTTTGGCATTCCGCTTGATGTGATGAGTATCACAATCGCAGCCATTAGTATTGGTATCGGTGTTGATGATATCATTCACTACATCCACCGCTTTAAAGAAGAAATGCTTACAAAAAGCGTTTTTGAGAGTATTAAAGTCGCACACGCAAGCATCGGATATGCGATGTATTACACATCATTCACTATTTTTCTTGGCTTTAGCGTGATGATAACTAGCAATTTTATTCCAACTATATATTTTGGCCTACTAACCGATCTTGTTATGGTTTTTATGCTTCTTGGCGCGCTAATCATCTTACCAAGCCTAATAGCAAGCTTTGTAAAGAAGAGCGATATTTGA
- a CDS encoding Tgt2/MlaC family protein, giving the protein MKILKILTMILLFTNSLFAISKEQIKPEVEMKTTKVIEILKDTNLDNNAKTKEIFALLDPFFDYKQMAKISLGKRYNSLSSDEQTKFDAAFEQKLKSSYIDKLLGYKDQEIRITGESEPQKNRYWLTSELINDGKSYEFVYKFYDTKERGWLIYDLDIVGVSILQTYRSQFGDVLNNADFNTLLQKLNEAVLPDQNKTNP; this is encoded by the coding sequence ATGAAAATTTTAAAAATTCTAACTATGATTTTACTTTTTACAAATAGCCTTTTTGCTATTTCAAAAGAGCAGATCAAACCTGAAGTAGAGATGAAAACAACAAAGGTTATTGAAATTTTAAAAGATACAAATTTAGACAATAATGCAAAGACAAAAGAAATTTTTGCTCTTCTTGATCCATTTTTTGACTATAAACAAATGGCAAAGATTAGCCTTGGTAAACGTTACAACAGCCTAAGTAGCGATGAGCAGACTAAATTTGACGCAGCATTTGAGCAAAAACTAAAAAGCTCATACATAGATAAACTTTTAGGATACAAAGATCAAGAGATACGTATAACTGGCGAGAGCGAACCTCAAAAAAATAGATATTGGCTCACATCTGAGCTCATAAATGATGGCAAGAGCTACGAATTTGTCTATAAATTTTATGACACTAAAGAGCGTGGTTGGCTCATTTACGATCTTGATATCGTTGGTGTAAGCATCCTTCAAACTTATAGAAGTCAGTTTGGTGATGTGCTAAATAACGCTGATTTCAATACTCTTTTACAAAAGCTAAACGAAGCTGTTTTGCCTGATCAAAATAAAACCAATCCTTAA
- a CDS encoding MlaA family lipoprotein translates to MKFLLSIFFSLLLACANTDINTNSESDEFDIEFEAKKDVFDPLSGYNRMMTHANDFIYVNMLTPVAKGYAYVVPKTARTMVSNFFDNLLFPVRFVNNLLQFKFQNAGEETLRFLANTIIGFGGLTDGAKYYNLKPHDEDFGQTLGYWGLGSGFHIVWPLIGPSNLRDTGGMVGDYFADPISYVDPILLSTGIKSYRAFNSFSQDPTAYEKLRKDAIDLYPFLRDAYEQRRDKLIKE, encoded by the coding sequence ATGAAATTTTTGCTTTCTATCTTTTTTAGTTTGCTTTTAGCCTGTGCTAATACGGACATAAATACGAATAGCGAAAGCGACGAATTTGATATTGAATTTGAAGCAAAAAAAGATGTTTTTGACCCGCTTAGTGGTTACAATAGAATGATGACACATGCAAATGACTTTATCTATGTAAATATGCTAACTCCGGTGGCAAAAGGCTATGCCTATGTTGTACCAAAAACAGCTAGAACAATGGTTTCAAATTTCTTTGACAACTTGCTTTTCCCGGTTCGCTTTGTAAATAACTTACTTCAGTTTAAATTTCAAAACGCTGGCGAAGAGACATTGAGATTTTTAGCAAATACGATAATAGGCTTTGGCGGACTAACAGACGGAGCAAAATACTACAATCTAAAACCTCACGATGAAGATTTTGGACAAACGCTTGGATATTGGGGGCTTGGCAGCGGTTTTCATATCGTTTGGCCACTTATTGGACCATCAAATTTAAGAGATACTGGTGGCATGGTCGGAGATTATTTTGCTGATCCTATTAGCTACGTTGATCCTATACTTTTATCAACTGGTATCAAGTCATATAGAGCGTTTAATAGCTTTTCACAAGATCCAACTGCTTATGAAAAACTAAGAAAAGATGCTATTGATCTTTATCCATTTTTACGCGATGCTTACGAGCAAAGACGCGATAAGCTTATCAAGGAGTAA
- a CDS encoding TOBE domain-containing protein produces MKADINLELFLGEDTQVLAKHITLLKAIKETKSITKAAELVGISYKNAWDCLDTINNKSSKPLIIRADGNKKNSGSELSEYANKLIKIYDAILETQKDFLQKICQKVDFEDVDIINLQRMNMNLSARNQLSCEIIGINRGAVNSQIVAKLSNGCTLESNITVESEKNLGLKVGQKVIYIFKAPAVILAKDLDIKISTKNQLKGEVIEAKIGAVNAEITLKLSDEQTLTAIITKDSAIQMKIGVGDTLLAIVKSSQIIIGV; encoded by the coding sequence TTGAAAGCAGATATAAATTTAGAACTATTTTTAGGCGAAGATACACAGGTTTTAGCTAAACATATTACATTATTAAAGGCCATAAAAGAGACAAAAAGTATCACAAAAGCAGCGGAATTGGTTGGTATATCGTATAAAAATGCTTGGGACTGCCTTGATACGATAAATAATAAAAGTAGCAAGCCGCTTATTATTAGAGCTGATGGAAATAAAAAAAATAGTGGCTCTGAACTAAGCGAGTATGCCAATAAACTGATAAAAATTTATGATGCCATTCTTGAGACTCAAAAGGATTTTTTGCAAAAAATTTGTCAAAAAGTAGATTTTGAGGATGTAGATATTATAAATCTTCAAAGAATGAATATGAACTTAAGTGCCAGAAATCAGCTCTCATGTGAGATTATTGGCATAAACCGCGGTGCGGTAAATTCTCAAATAGTTGCAAAACTAAGTAATGGCTGTACGCTTGAGTCAAACATTACAGTCGAGAGTGAGAAAAATTTAGGCCTAAAAGTTGGACAAAAAGTTATTTATATTTTTAAAGCTCCAGCTGTCATTTTGGCTAAGGATCTAGATATAAAAATAAGCACAAAAAATCAATTAAAAGGCGAGGTGATCGAAGCAAAGATAGGTGCTGTAAATGCTGAAATCACTTTAAAACTAAGCGATGAACAGACTTTAACTGCTATCATCACAAAAGATAGTGCTATCCAGATGAAAATAGGTGTTGGCGATACACTTTTAGCAATAGTAAAATCATCTCAAATCATTATAGGAGTTTAA
- the modA gene encoding molybdate ABC transporter substrate-binding protein, whose translation MRKVFKFLCVTALLAINAFGAEVNVYAAANTTYAFPELIKEFNKLHPNAKINLTLGASGGLVTQIQNSAPADIFMAADMGFAQKAYDTGFAVAAPKVYAQGAVAIFSIRDVDFKKGIEVVRGLKAISIANPQTAPYGKASIEALKNAKLYDEVEKNIVYAQKISETLSQALSASDVGFIAASALFDEKMSKYKEGVNYIFVPQELYTPIDQGIVLLKHAEKNDDAKAFYEFILGDKSREIFKKFGYNVPAK comes from the coding sequence ATGAGAAAAGTTTTTAAATTTTTATGTGTGACAGCTTTGCTTGCCATAAATGCATTTGGCGCTGAAGTAAATGTATATGCAGCAGCAAACACAACATACGCATTTCCAGAGCTTATAAAAGAGTTCAATAAGCTTCATCCAAACGCAAAGATCAACTTAACCCTTGGTGCAAGTGGTGGTCTTGTTACTCAGATCCAAAACTCAGCTCCAGCTGATATATTCATGGCTGCTGATATGGGCTTTGCGCAAAAAGCTTATGATACAGGCTTTGCAGTAGCTGCTCCAAAAGTTTATGCACAAGGCGCTGTTGCTATTTTTTCTATCAGAGATGTTGATTTCAAAAAAGGTATCGAAGTTGTTCGTGGCTTAAAAGCGATCTCTATCGCAAATCCACAAACCGCACCATACGGCAAAGCTAGTATAGAGGCTCTTAAAAATGCAAAACTTTATGATGAAGTAGAAAAAAATATCGTCTATGCTCAAAAAATTTCTGAAACTCTATCTCAGGCGCTAAGTGCATCTGATGTAGGTTTTATCGCTGCTAGTGCACTTTTTGATGAGAAAATGTCAAAATACAAAGAGGGCGTTAATTACATCTTTGTTCCACAAGAGCTATACACTCCGATCGATCAAGGTATCGTTCTTCTAAAACATGCTGAAAAAAATGATGATGCAAAAGCATTTTATGAGTTTATCTTAGGTGATAAATCAAGAGAAATTTTCAAGAAATTTGGTTACAACGTTCCAGCTAAATGA
- a CDS encoding TOBE domain-containing protein yields the protein MIRAKIVGILTKDDVSLFELKGLNLEANLFMLVLNEASKFALDDEIDLGFKSSDVILAKDKLSNSSLENELKCVIEAINFGEILSVISLKCGGIYFEAIISNHALKTMNIGENDEVFAYIKSTSIHISTQK from the coding sequence ATGATAAGAGCAAAGATCGTTGGAATTTTAACTAAAGATGACGTTAGCTTATTTGAGCTAAAGGGTCTAAATTTAGAGGCGAATTTATTTATGCTAGTCTTGAATGAGGCTAGCAAATTTGCCTTAGATGATGAGATCGACTTAGGTTTTAAAAGCTCCGATGTTATCTTGGCAAAAGACAAACTAAGCAATAGCTCGCTTGAAAACGAGCTAAAGTGCGTGATTGAAGCTATAAATTTTGGTGAAATTTTAAGTGTTATTAGCTTAAAGTGTGGCGGAATTTACTTCGAAGCTATTATCTCAAATCACGCATTAAAAACTATGAACATAGGTGAAAACGATGAAGTCTTTGCCTATATAAAATCTACAAGCATTCACATAAGTACACAAAAATGA
- a CDS encoding sulfate/molybdate ABC transporter ATP-binding protein has translation MIEISCKKELNGGGGKFLLEADLSFESGDFVALYGASGGGKTTILRLIAGFEAPQSGFIRVGDKIFFDEKTNLAPQKRNIGFLFQDYALFENMNVFKNLLFAKNDLALANKLLDICGLTSLKNAKISTLSGGQKQRVALARAVMRKPEILLLDEPLSALDNAMREKLQDYLLALHDEFKMSIILVSHDIAEIYKLCNKVFVLENGKISRSGSANEIFLKSAGSQKFAFNAKILEIKKRDAIYVANVLINRQICEVVLSSSEAMNLKAGDMVVVSTKAFSVNLEKA, from the coding sequence ATGATAGAAATTTCTTGTAAAAAAGAGCTAAATGGCGGTGGCGGAAAATTTTTACTTGAGGCCGACCTTAGCTTTGAAAGTGGTGATTTTGTCGCACTTTATGGAGCAAGCGGTGGCGGAAAGACCACCATTTTACGCTTGATCGCTGGCTTTGAAGCACCACAAAGTGGCTTTATAAGAGTTGGGGATAAAATCTTCTTTGATGAAAAGACAAATTTGGCTCCACAAAAGCGAAATATCGGCTTTTTATTTCAAGACTACGCACTTTTTGAAAATATGAATGTCTTTAAAAATTTACTCTTTGCAAAAAACGATCTAGCTCTAGCAAATAAACTTCTTGATATTTGTGGCCTAACAAGCCTAAAAAATGCAAAAATTAGCACTCTTTCTGGCGGCCAAAAACAACGTGTTGCTTTAGCTCGTGCGGTCATGAGAAAGCCTGAAATTTTACTACTTGATGAGCCGTTAAGTGCGCTTGATAATGCCATGCGTGAGAAACTTCAAGACTATTTGCTAGCACTTCATGATGAGTTTAAGATGAGCATTATTTTAGTAAGCCATGATATCGCTGAAATTTATAAGCTTTGCAATAAAGTCTTTGTCCTTGAAAACGGCAAAATTTCAAGATCAGGTAGTGCAAATGAGATATTTTTAAAGAGTGCAGGATCGCAGAAATTTGCCTTTAATGCTAAAATTTTAGAGATAAAAAAACGTGATGCTATTTACGTGGCAAATGTATTAATAAACCGCCAAATCTGTGAAGTGGTGCTAAGTAGTAGCGAAGCAATGAATCTAAAAGCAGGCGATATGGTAGTAGTTAGCACAAAAGCATTTAGTGTAAATTTGGAAAAAGCATGA
- the modB gene encoding molybdate ABC transporter permease subunit: MIDELRSIDYEPFWLSLKLSFITTFILFFACIALAYFMSQKKFFGKSFLESIISLPLVLPPSVLGFYLLIFLSPYSAFGKFIEEIFGVRLVFNFTGLVVASCIYSLPFMFGPIYAGLNSLKKSLFEASYSLGKNKLTTIFRVILPSIRSNLLTATVVSFAHTMGEFGVVLMIGGSVAGESKVASIAIFEAVEMLDYTKAHIYALLMLIISFFVLFVVYLLNSKKA, translated from the coding sequence ATGATAGACGAGTTAAGAAGTATCGATTACGAGCCATTTTGGCTATCACTAAAATTATCTTTTATAACAACTTTTATTTTATTTTTTGCCTGCATTGCACTTGCATATTTTATGTCGCAGAAAAAATTCTTTGGCAAATCATTTTTAGAGTCAATAATCTCACTGCCTTTGGTTTTGCCGCCAAGTGTTCTTGGCTTTTATCTGCTCATTTTTCTTTCGCCTTATTCGGCCTTTGGTAAATTTATTGAAGAAATTTTTGGAGTTAGGCTTGTTTTTAACTTCACAGGTCTTGTTGTGGCAAGTTGTATCTATTCATTGCCATTTATGTTTGGGCCGATTTATGCTGGGCTAAATAGCCTAAAAAAGAGCCTTTTTGAAGCGAGTTATAGTCTTGGTAAAAATAAGCTCACGACTATTTTTAGGGTGATTTTGCCAAGCATCAGATCAAATTTATTAACAGCTACTGTCGTTAGTTTTGCTCACACTATGGGCGAGTTTGGTGTTGTTTTAATGATAGGCGGTAGCGTAGCTGGAGAGAGCAAGGTTGCGAGCATTGCGATATTTGAAGCGGTTGAAATGCTTGATTACACCAAGGCTCATATCTATGCACTTTTGATGCTAATAATTAGCTTTTTTGTTCTTTTCGTAGTTTATCTTTTAAATTCTAAAAAAGCTTAA